The Plasmodium yoelii strain 17X genome assembly, chromosome: 8 DNA window ggAATATAGATTATGGGTTGGGGATCAAGGTTGTGTTTCGGGAAACCTGTAATTTGTATTATGGGTCgagattatatttttatattaaattatatttaatacataGTAATAACTTGATAAAGGAGAAAACATATGAATAATACTTGATAAAGGAGAAAACATATGAATAAtactttataatttttaaccTCTATATAATCCTTAAGTATTTAGCACAAAAATGGGTAAACAATAATATGAAAGGGaatttcataaattataacaCTTATGTTTGGAAAttgattaaaattaaatatatgaatatattattatatataaggAAAACATtcttaaaacaaaaaaaaaattatgatggtaatttaaataaactattatatattgaaataaatcattttattaatatgaattttctaatattactgtgttgaaaaaaatatatatatgaaatacatgtttatttttaaggtaataaataatttccaatttttttaaaaatacatttttgttAAATGGAAGTATATCTATCAatctaataaaaaaaaaacataaatggataaatatataaaatgtttaaatttttttgaaaattataaatatgtacatttatttaaaacaatatttttttaacaattgttgaaataaattattattaaaatttggATATCGCTTACATATTTGATATAGGTGATATTAACACATTTGCTGCGTTTTTTAATAAGGTTCCAATTAACAaacgttttttttaattttccttttctaATACCTTCTTCGGAATCAATGTtagtttttaataaatttgctTCTTTTACAATttcgtttttatattttttattggaAGGGTTgtgattatttatatttgctgACCCATAAGCAATTATAGTTATGTTTTCTGAtatctacaaaattaataaaagtgtatttgaataatatgaaaaatatgatttataaCGAAATAGAAAAAGAAAGCTTCCCTTACTTCAACCTTTGTAAAtaaagcataaaaatatttctgaCGGTGtccaaatttttttttgtaacgttgtatcattattaaatttgGATTGTGCACGCGGACaattattcaaaaatataataattttgcattatgtaaaataaaatattatgaatttaaagATATGGGAAACAATAGATAGTGTCATATAACGATGGAAATGCTAAATCATGAAATGTCgaataaatagtaaaaataatgttttgATTTTactaattatttatgttttgtaCACTTTTAACAGAACcagtatttaaaaaattgggATGATCAGGATCCCATAACTcgtttattatttcattgtACTAATGGAAACaaagaaatatatgtatataaattataatcatttttttaattttaatttggtAAATAACTTTAATATTGTTCGTTAATTGATACCTTATTCGGATCATCGATTGTATATTGAATTTTTTCAACATCGGTATGAccttgatatttttttttataaaaaaacgcACGAtggaaattatattttttacataatttataatctTTACTTGTAGAATGATGGTCTAAATGGTTTAAAgctttattcatatatatgtacgCTTGTATAGTTTCTTTGGGATCGTTACGTAATAGGTgcttgtttttttcatatatttcttctGAACTATcattgataaaaatgaacatattttttatgtgtaaaaaaataaagttattatatttatattataacattgCTGTACAGgcgtatatttaatattttcataatgaaATATGTAACATATATGTTGTTGCATTTTCTTACGTAGAACAATGTAGTGGTTTGGGTGCTGTATCTTCTCCTAGAGCAGGTTCAGTTGCAAGggttttattattcacataTAGGGAGATggttaaaagaaataaaacaatttgaatataaaacttaTTCATTTGGGAACTTTGCAaactattaaaatatatattagtatttttttaattaaaaattaataattcgAAAATCTGGAGATGTGTAATTAAAATTGAAGCAAAGAATTTTCtccaataaaatattaaaactaATATTTAAACGGTAAGATGTATGTTTTTATCAGATTTATAggtttaatacatttttatttaaataattcaaccATAAGACGGTGTCAATAACAGAAGTTATCATCAATAatgaatatcaaaaatattatgatccATAATTTccataatattataatatttaaaaacgaataaatttaattatataaatgacatttttaatatataacattatgAATAcacaagttttatatttttataattgattAAACTCAGTCTAAAATTTATAGAGTATCCCGTTATGTacgaaatatatatatacttacattaataaataaataaccatagtattatattaaataattgttttgatatattttcccaTTTGTCTTACAAAATTTCTTTGATAATGCAtagtttttaatataaagtgtgtctattatatttttaaatattaaaataattaatttaatctGAGAAGTGCAGTtagttttataaaaattacttATTGGTAGTAATATTGACGctcatgtttttttataaatgaatacaaattataaattccCTTTTAGTAGTAAAGCGGagcatatataaaatataaaaatataaaaataaaataatgaaacaaaGTTGTAAAgtcaagaaatatatatacatacacacataaaattaatttattttttaattataatattattgatGTCGGGGGGTTCATCCTCTATGGGTTAAGGTTATGTATTATGTGTTATATTTTCGTTCATTAAATCTATGTTTTGAATTAGGGTTCGggttatattatatttaattttgaatcATTTGAAcgctaattaaatatatgcatcaTTCAGTATGTTTGATCTCGAGATGTAGTCTAAATATGCAAACAAAAAGGGGCATAAGctaatatgtaataatttgggtaatatattttataagttataatatatagataaGTGTTCATACCGATTTAATAtggttaaaataaaatgtctatactgtatatattaatatagatattgacTATATATGAAGTTGTATTATGGAATATCATAgttgtctattatataagacTTGCTAACCCGGatctatattgaattatgtatatcataatatgtttctttatttggtgaaacattttatttagtaaaacttattatatttatcatatttgtttttattcaaatcgtatttttataaccgaacagtataataattttatatatcggagtataaattataattttattcatttgaAACTGTTTCCTACAGTATAATATACTTTAAGGTTAAtgggtatatttttattgttaattaaacatataccaatatataataggtagtcataaatatcgatcgagattCGACAACACAACGatgtctataaaatattattatatttcaaaatttttagtaatacataaaattgAATTACATATGcaaaattttttaagttttaattgtagttactattatctttttgtattttacatttgtattaaaattattagtattaatagaagatgctttatatgttttatttattataaaggtataacaTTAGATTAATagctattaatttttaagttttaaagATTTgcggtataaataaattatattttaaaatggttaaaaaatagaatgtaggtatattaataaaatttcatattttgttctaataattataaataatgatatatagaatatgttaatattatacgtctatacatataaactaataaaatactttaccgataactaatattgaaatattgctATATTGTGaaaacttcatataattatatagaaaaagtatataataattaatttatttgaactaataatatttatattaggttattataaatatacaatttaaatataatgttattacGAGAA harbors:
- a CDS encoding fam-a protein, which produces MNKFYIQIVLFLLTISLYVNNKTLATEPALGEDTAPKPLHCSTSEEIYEKNKHLLRNDPKETIQAYIYMNKALNHLDHHSTSKDYKLCKKYNFHRAFFYKKKYQGHTDVEKIQYTIDDPNKYNEIINELWDPDHPNFLNTGSISENITIIAYGSANINNHNPSNKKYKNEIVKEANLLKTNIDSEEGIRKGKLKKTFVNWNLIKKRSKCVNITYIKYVSDIQILIIIYFNNC